Proteins encoded within one genomic window of Diceros bicornis minor isolate mBicDic1 chromosome X, mDicBic1.mat.cur, whole genome shotgun sequence:
- the TCEAL6 gene encoding transcription elongation factor A protein-like 6: MEKVCNENEGKLESEGKPEDEVEPEDEGKSDEAEKPEVEGKPGHKGKLQNEGQPDDEAQPEDEGKQDTQGKSEDEGKPHGGEGKPESQAKPASESRAAEKRPAEDYVPRKAKRKTDRGTDDSPKDYQEDLQERHLGGEEMMRECGDMSRAQEELRKKQKMGGFHWMQRDVQDPFAPRGQRGVRGVRGGGRGQRGLHDIPYL; this comes from the coding sequence ATGGAAAAAGTCTGCaatgaaaatgaaggaaagcTGGAAAGCGAGGGAAAGCCAGAAGATGAAGTAGAGCCTGAAGATGAAGGAAAGTCGGATGAGGCAGAAAAGCCGGAAGTGGAGGGGAAGCCAGGGCACAAGGGAAAGCTCCAGAATGAGGGACAGCCAGATGATGAGGCACAACCGGAAGATGAGGGAAAGCAGGACACACAGGGCAAGTCTGAAGATGAGGGAAAACCACACGGCGGCGAGGGCAAGCCAGAATCCCAGGCAAAGCCAGCGAGTGAGTCGCGGGCTGCCGAAAAGCGCCCGGCTGAAGATTATGTGCCCcggaaagcaaaaagaaaaaccgACAGGGGGACGGACGACTCCCCCAAGGACTATCAGGAGGACCTACAGGAAAGGCATTTGGGCGGTGAGGAGATGATGAGAGAATGTGGAGATATGTCAAGGGCTCAGGAAGAgctaaggaaaaaacagaaaatgggtGGTTTTCATTGGATGCAAAGAGATGTACAGGATCCATTCGCCCCAAGGGGCCAACGAGGTGTCAGGGGAGTGAGGGGCGGAGGTAGGGGCCAAAGGGGTTTACATGATATCCCCTATCTTTAA
- the TCEAL2 gene encoding transcription elongation factor A protein-like 2: MEKLCNENEGMPEYQGKMKNKEQPLDTGKPEVACILEDKEKLEKKGKTNHKGKTEGEEILKDKKTPESEAKPKEEEKAESQGKPKEEGKPESQGKPKEEGQPVSEPRAAGKHPVGDDVPRKAKRKTNKGLAQCLKEYKEAIHDMHLSNEEMIREFDEMARVEDEVKKTRQKLGGFMWMQKSLQDPFHPRGPRELRGGCRAPQRGFEDIPFV; the protein is encoded by the coding sequence ATGGAGAAACTCTGCAATGAAAATGAAGGAATGCCTGAGTACCAAGGaaagatgaaaaacaaagaaCAGCCACTGGATACGGGAAAGCCGGAAGTAGCTTGCATTCTGGAAGACAAGGAAAAGttagaaaagaagggaaagacaaatcacaagggaaagaCAGAAGGTGAGGAAATACTAAAAGATAAGAAAACACCAGAGAGTGAGGCAAAGccgaaagaagaagaaaaagcagagagCCAGGGAAAgccaaaagaagaaggaaaaccaGAGAGCCAGGGAAAGCCAAAAGAAGAAGGACAGCCAGTCAGCGAACCAAGGGCTGCAGGAAAGCACCCAGTTGGGGATGATGTACCCAGGAAAGCCAAAAGAAAAACCAACAAGGGGCTGGCTCAGTGCCTTAAGGAATATAAGGAGGCCATACACGATATGCATTTGAGCAATGAGGAGATGataagagaatttgacgagatgGCTAGGGTGGAGGATGAGGTGAAGAAAACCAGACAGAAATTGGGGGGGTTTATGTGGATGCAAAAAAGCTTACAGGACCCCTTCCACCCGAGGGGTCCAAGGGAACTCAGGGGTGGCTGCAGGGCCCCACAAAGGGGCTTTGAAGACATTCCTTTTGTGTAG